The DNA segment GACACtgcacctggaatactgtgttctgctctgggcccctcgctacaagaagaatgttgaggctctggagcacgtccagagaagagcaatgaagctggtgagggggctggagaacaagtctaacgaggagcagctgagggaactggagttgtttagccttgagaaagagggggctgaggggagacctcattgctctctacaactacctgaaaggaggttgcggagaggagggagctggcctctcttcccaagtgacaggggaggggacaagggggaatggcctcaagcagcgccaggggaggttcagactggatattggggaaaaatttctttcccaggcgggttctcgggcactggcagaggctgcccaggaaggcgGCAGGGTCCCCGTCCACGGAGGTGTTTAGAGACGGGGAGGTGAGGTGCTCGGGGTGGTTTAGGAGAGGACAGGTGGGTTGGACCCGCTGTTCTCCAAGATCCACGCGGTTCGGCGCCCCGCCCGGCTCCGTCTCTGCGCCGGTCGCGGTGTGAGGCCGGGCGGGAGGTACAGCCCCGGGGTGGAGCCGCCGCTTTCGCGCGCAGTCGGGTCTGCGGCCCCCGCGCCGCCATGGCCGCGCCAGCCCTGCCCGGCTACTCGCCCGGCTTCAAGAAGCCGCCGGCCCTGCTGCGGCTCAAACGCAAGCGGCTGCGGAGCGCAGAGACACCCCTGgccgcccccggccccgccgccccccggcgccgccccgccgccccgaGGAACCCCTTCTGCTGCGGGGAGCCCGCCCGCCCCCAGGTACCGCGCGGGGGCCTCGTCACAGCCTGCAGCTGCCATGGGCGGGGGGAGCAGGCGCGGAGCTCTGATCTCCGGCGCCAGTGATAGGATCTGAggggatggcaggaagatgtgccaggggaggatcaggttggatatcaggaaaaggttcttcacccagaaaGTGGTGAAGCGCTGGAACggctccccagggcagcagtcacagcaccaagcctgacaatagtCCAGAAGCAAGTGGACAAAGCCCTCGGACACACGGcgtgaatgttggggttgtgcCCTGGTGCGAAcatgatgcgagggctggaacagctctgctgtggggacaggctcggggagttggggttgttcagcctggagaagagaaggctctggggagacctcagagcagcttccagtacctgaaggggctacaaggaaagctggggggggactgtttacaagggcatgacATGACAggtgagggagaatggctttaaattggaagggaaaagatttagactagatattaggaacaaATCCatcatgatgagggtggtgaggcactggcacaggttgcccagggaagctgtggataacccgtccctggaggggttcaaggccaggttggatggggccttgggcagcctgatctagtgggactTATACCTGCTCCTTGCAGAaaggttggaactgaatgatctttaaggtcccttccaacctgaactattctgtgattctatgcagggacaggagttggatttgatccttgtgggtcccttctaactctaggcattctatgattctttactGTGCTTCACTGCTTATAGAAGTCTGTGTGCTTGATGTCTATGTGCTTGATGTCACTCCTGAAGTTTCACTGCAAGGGTGGCTTTTTTAATTATCTCATTTTGTGCGGCATCttacacttcttttttctccagcttttagAGTCTGTTTGTGAAGATAAGCTCACCACGAAAGCAGAGCCCTTTGAAAGAACCGACATCCTTCCTCTAATCGATGTATGAAACAGCACGTACTGCTTCTGGAATGTTTTAGCTGTTCTCAGTTCACAACCAAAGCTGAAACTGTAAACTTAATAGATGATGGCCCATCTCTGTATAAAATGATGTgctaaaatgtcagtgtgcaagaaaATTTCGTTAATTGTGTTGATGTTTGCTGTTATGGTGACAGCCTTTTAATAGCCAGCCTCCTCCTGACATGGCTGCTGTTGTAGTTATAGTTGACAGAACTTGTTGTCTTCTTGCAGTTTTATTACGTTTATTACAATTTTCCTATTTCatagttttgtgtttgttgagATAAAGATGTTCTTCAAAGGGATATATTCCCTGCAGTCTTTTATTCAGctacagaaaggaaacaaatggcTTAACCAGGTGTATAGGAAAGAGAATACATGAAAACCAGTTCTTGAAAGTTTCAAGCACATTATGTCTACTGTTGTTTTAgtttcagaaactgaagctCAAACTAACTTAGCAGAATAGAATGACTTCTCAAAGAGTACAAACTGTCCTAGAGCTTcccagtggggttttttttgcatcctCTAGGAGATATCTGACATTATCGTCCCCCAAGAGAGGAAGTCACTTGAGTGTAGACTGTGACTTTTAGCCAATGAACAGTTAAGCTGTGTCTAACTTGGAATCCTGAAAAATCTGtctggaaaagcttttttttaagtctCTTAGTGCAAGTGTTTCTTAAGATCAGAATGAACAAGGCATTTTTGCTGTTGCACTGAATTCAACAAAAACGTGCAGGACATGAGAGGTTTAACTTGTCTTTTTGTAGGCTACTAAACTCAAGATATTCCACGTGATAGCCATAGTTTTTTCTAACAGTGTCAGACCAGTGTCTGGTCTGCCTGCCAGGAAAGGTGTATTAAATCAACATGAGAGGATACCAAACTGTGCTAAGATATAAATAAGTAGCTAcataggtttggggtttttttcagttttctgttggtTAACTGATGCTAATTCTGTTTTGTAAGGACTTTCATTTACCTCTTGCCGTACCCGAAGTTCCCTCCTCACCAAGACACGAATTTCCTGCAGACTGGAGTATTAAAACACGACTTCTATTTATGTCTTCCCAACCATTTACCTGGGCAGAGCATTTAAAAGCACAAGAAGAAGCTCAAGGATTTACACAGCATTGCAGAGCTACAGAAACAAACTTGCCACAGAGTGTACAGGTAATACTTCAGAGGGTAGCTCAAAGCTCCAGCTTTGAAAAGGAGAATGGACCTTTGCACCTTTCCTTAAACATGCTGGCAGTCAAGGTTTGATTGTGCCTTGTTTTGGTCTTATTTGCATTAAAAGTGAGGCTCATTTAGACTATTTATCCAATTCCATCCATGGCTTGTACTCAGGGTGGCAGACAATAGTAACAAGTGAGTGGCTATTTAACTTCAGTTATGAAGCAGTGGCCAGATGCTGTTCATCTTTCTTCAGTCTGGCTTATTCACAAgcttgagaattttttttagcaCCTAGTGTCATATTTTTATAATCCAGGACAAGCAATGCTGCCTTAAGTAAAGTATTACTGTCCtcatgaaatgttttttgaaaacTAGGAACCAAAACTGTCCACAGAACTGCGTTGTGCCTTTCAGCAGAGCCTTGTTTACTGGCTTCACCCGTCACTGCCGTGGCTGCAGCTGTTCCCTCGGATTGGAGCAGATAGAAAACTAGCAGGAAAGGCTAGTCCTTGGTCACAGGATGAAGCTTTGCAGCAAGTGCTGATGAGCGACTGGTAAGTAGAACCAAACAACTGATGTATTTGGTGTGATTAAGACAAAGGGATTTTAATTAATGCACAAgatctttctatttttatgaaaaagcttttttatcccccccccccagctaTAGAATGCTTGTTATTTTGAGGACCAGGCTAGGGAAATACGATAAAACTAAAGTTATGCTCTTGTGTTAAATGCCTCTCTCCAGTCCTAGTTATTGATTTGGGTGGGATTCCATGAGTCCTGTTGGCTTGTTGCCTTTGATACTTTGTGTAAACTCTACATGCTGGAAAGTAAGTCTGctggcagagcacagcactCACAGACAAGGCTCTGTTTCAGAGGACCTTAGAACCTCTGAAAATCTgactaatcatagaatagtttggcttggaaaggaccttaaagatcaactagttccaacccccctgcccatgagcagggacacctcccactagaccaggctgcccaaggccccatccaacctggccttgaacacctccagggatggggcagccacagtttccctgggcaacctgtgccagtgcctcaccactctcatggggaagaaaggcttccttatgtctagtctaaatctgcccctctccagtttataccacACCACTAGCATCCAGCAAAATCCAGTCTGGTTTGTCAGTTTCATTTACAGGATTGTTTTATTCTGATTTGCAGGTCTGTCAGCTTTACTTCTCTGTACAATCTGCTCAAAGCCAAACTGTGTCCTTACTTCTATGTATGTACCTACCAGTTTACCGTCCTGTTCCGTGCAGCTGGTCTTGCAGGAAGTGACGTTCTCACAGCTGTCATTTCTCCCACTACTAGAGGTCTAAGGGAAGCCATGAGAAATGAAGGTAAGATGAAACCAGTCCAAGTAGGATTTGAGTGACTGTTAAAGTGTGTTAGCTGCGTTACAAACCATTCAttgcttgctttccttctctgttcaaGGCATAGAGTTTTCTTTACCTTTGCTAGAAGAAAGTAGaaccaggaaacaaaaaaactctgaaatgaATTTAGAAATGGAAGCTGCTGATGGCCTTGAAGTGGGCAACACTACGGAAGATGGACAGTATGTAACAAGTCTTCTACAATGCTAGAATTCAAGGGCATCTACAGACATCCCATTTGGGAAACCTTTGTAGGAAGTATTGCCCTCCTAACActgattctgtgttttccaggGAACCAGCTCCaagtgatgatgatgatgatgatgaaagtTTCTCTTGGCTTGAGGAGATGGGAGTCCAAGACAAGGTTAAGAAACCAGATGCTATTTCTATTAAACTGTATCCTTTCTTTGCATATCAAGATAAATGACGCCAGAAAACCATGCAGATGTTATCTTTTTGTGGtatatattttaagttttatgaAAGCCTTTGAGAACTTATTTCCAAATATTAATCTTCACATTGCTGCATATTTAAGAGACTCTGCTTGTCTTTTTGGTTCCTTTATGACACGTATTTCTAGGTCCCCCTCTTCctaaaagaaaagccattatGAATTGTTAATGTAACTTTGTAAGATCCATCTGTTAGGTCACAAACTGATTGTGTCACCTCATGGATAGGTTCACTGGAAAGACTAgttagattattttattttttaaactaaaaaggtGCATGTTCATGTAGGCTTTACACTTGGAAGTAGTGTGGCATGGTAGGGACAGAGCTGCAAACCAGAACAGCTGTTGCTGAGATCCTGTACGTGTTTCAGAGAACTGATTGACTTAGTCTTTCTCTGGTTCCATTTGCACTTCTACTGCCCAATGCAGCTTCCACTGCACCCAAGAGCAATCTTGTTTCAGCTTCCCCAGGCTGCCCTACAGCAGTGCCCCGTAAGCGGGGACAGACAGGAGATGCACATCAAAACCAGACTCCTGATCTGAACTCAAAATGCCAATGGTTTGATGTTTGCTTCGAAGCAAAATCCATAGTAAAGCTAGGAGCTGCTAACTTCATAAGTATTCAGTGAACATGACGTGCAAGACATTCGAcctggaaaatgcattttatctcACAACTTTAATAATGAAATCGCAAGCCAAGTTGAAGATGTTGCTtaatatttgaggaaaaaatctgAATCAGTGTAAAGCTTGGTGGGCTTTTTcggttttgtttgtttaaatgaCTTGATTGGTCAGAGGTGGGAGCAGGATGTTTTCTGGAGTTGCACAGCTCTGATTCTTCCTTCGGTGCACTGGTGCTCTTCACTTCCTCATCGTTTTCCTTTGACTTCTCTCAATACAGTCGTAAGGAGAAGCATGAGGTGCAGATGGATCACAAACCCGAATCCCTTGCATTAGTGAAAGGAACAAACACATTCACCTTGCTGAACTTCTTGATAAACTGCAAGAGCCTAGTGGCTGTTGCAGGTGCACAAGCAGGGCTCCCACCAACTTTGCTGTCCCCCGTTGCTTTCCGAGGTGGGACAATGCAGACGCTCAAAGTAAGTAACACAACCATCTCTCGTTTTCCAGTAATGAATAGGGAGTTGTTTCTTCACCTGGTAGACTGGATGCTGACTTTGTCTAGCCTCCTCAGGTACAGCAGAACAATTGTTGCTACAGGCTGAGTTAGCATTGCGACTGCAGTGCTAAATTGTCTCTGCCCACATAGATCTGTGCTGCTCAACTGAAATCCCAGTGAGTCCCTTCTTCATCCTGATACAGAAGAGGTCAGCCAGACTTCCCAGATACTAGAACgtttctagaatcatagaatcattaggttggaaaagaccttagagatcatcaactccaactgtacctgtccattactaaatcatatccccaagtacctcatctacctgccttttaaaaacctccagtgatggggactcaaccatctccctgggcagtctgttccagtgcccgagaaccctttctgtgaagaaatattgcctaatttccaatctaaacttccccggcgaagcttgaggccattctgtCTTGCCCTatcatctgtcacttgggagaagagaccaacacccacctcgctgcaacctccttttagcaataaagtctcccctcagcctcctccaggctaaacaatcccagttccctcagccactcataagacttgttttctagCCACAAAACACGGTTCTCCTGCGATCTTGGGAGTTCTCAGACTATCACAGCTCTTGCAACAAGGGAGCCTCTGAACCATGGCTGCTACTGTAAGGAGTCGGTGGACACTAAAGGGTGTGCTGCTGTTCATACAGGAGTGCAGCCCACCTTCCACTGGAGTAGTCCTTATTGATCTGCTGCAGTTAAACTTCCTTAGTACTGCATGGCATTCCTGCGGGTTGTAGTTGGCACATTTTAAGAGCAGTTACAGTGAAGCCATTCTAATAGTCGTGTATTGAACAGTAAGTTGACACTACTGAGCAGTATTTTGAATGTTTAATGGGACTGTGACGCTGcagtattaaagaaaataaaaattaggaCTTAATTGGGTGTGTCAAAAACTAATCCTGTGTGCTTTTGTCTTTAGGCACGAAGTATAAATGCCAAAGCCAGGGTTCACCTGGCATATGAGGATATATTCAGTCTGGAGATCATAGGCCCTGTCATGCCTCATTCTCTGCATGCGCTGACGATGCTGCTCAGATCCGCACAGAGGGGTGCgttctctgctgtgttgtacACTCACGAGCCCACTGCCGTGTTTAACACTGATCTTCACTGTGCAAGCTCTGCCTTTAATCAGGTAAGGAAATTAGCAGAGATTGTCTTTCCCATTAGGAGTAGTATCTTTATTACAAATCAACGAAAAAACgaaatcaacaaaaaaatagcttttcagcAGTTCCTTGAAGGTACATAAATGAACATTAAAAAGTAGGTATTCCAAACAAAAACGCTTAGTCCATGTGTCTCTTCTCGTGAATTTCCTTAGGAAACCATATGCAAAGATCTTCCTGCTTGTGGACTGCATACCAAGACTTTGGATCAACTGAGCCAGTGTCCAACACTGGGAAAATCTTCCATCCGATTTTTAGAAATGAAGGATTATGCTTATACCTGGAAGTCCTAGGTATGCTAGTTCCATTTAATGGAAAAGAATGCTCTCTAGTGGGCGGTTGCTGTGTTTCCTTTGGGTCTACACAGGGAGCACCTACGCGGTACTGGGAGGGACATAATCTAGTTGCACGTCACAGCCAACAGCTATTGCACATCCCCCATCATAAAACACTTCAAAGGACTCCTGAAGGAAATTAAGGAAgaggctttttttgtgttttaggaagcttttttttaaaataaaacttgataAAACATGATTATTTTATTGGTCTAAATCACGTCTGTAAGCTCTGTATTCTTCACGCACGTGCAAATTCTATTCTGAAGTACAAAACTTCTGCCACTGCTCTGTGGATAGGTGGAATTCTTGGCAAAATGCCTTCCAAAACTGCAAAGAGCACCTCGCCAGAAGCTTGATAAATACATCTTGGTATGTTGCACCTCTTGCTTTAGTCAGCTCTAAACTCCACTACAATAGATGAAAAGGAGATGGCCACAAGCACAGAGTTCTGGCTGCAGCCGAATTGGATTCAAAGGTTAAGATTCCTCGGAATTACTTGGCCTAGCTGTCTAATATTCCCATACCCACTGGCATTAAAATGAGCtagactttttaaaaggaatttgtaCAAGCGCTAATGTGAATCAGAACAACTTGGAGCAATAATTTAGCTGCACCATGTGcctgaagagagagaaaatgagaagcagcAAGGGGCTGCCAGCCTGACCATATGTCCAGAACAAGAGCAGAGTCTGTTAACAGGCTTAATGCAGTCTGCTTCACCTCAGGTAGTCACAGCTGTCATGCTGGAGGCGTGTAGTTTGCCTCCTACACAGCTATTGGGTGATCAGATTTCCGCAGCAGAGAATAGCGAATCTGAAGAGCAGGACGTAGAACAGTCATGTTTGTGCACTCCAGCAAGATTCCTGTTTGACtgtgcacagaaaataaagcagtgcTCACGCCACGTGGCCCTCTCCCCTCATGTCTTTGCAacagggctgctctgctcaTCACCCCAGTCTGTGATACTGAAACAGTAGTTCAACTGTAGCCAGGTCCTACTTGAGGAAACAACCTGTAAACTTAGTGGGCATGTAAACAACTTACTGCAGACTGTGGCACAATAAAAGCTTTCTGTGCCTCCCAGTTCTTTTATATCAACATCACTTGAAGCTTCCCACCCTAAGAACACAGCGTGTACACAATGACACTGGAACACTTCTGTTTACAGTTGTTACTTTGCAGTGACTACCTCGATGCTGTCAGCCTGGTGGTACGCTGACCAAGACAACATCTAGCAAACCTAGATAAAACCCATCTCTTCTGATGGCAGAAGGGACCTTAGAATATGAAATACTTTGATAATGTCAAATACTCTGTTGCTGGTGGAGTTCAGAGCAGTACAATCTGACTTTAATTAATCTTGAAGGTTCTCTCTAACTAATCCAGAAGCAAGTTGCTGaactttttcccctttgatTACTATCAAACACCAGGAGTGAAAATCCAGTGCTAATGGCAGCACAGGCAAATGGCAGAAGACTGGATTTCTAAAGCAGCTGGTGTGTCAACTACACTTCTAGTCTGTCACTTCTAGTGTGTCACTTCTAGTCACTTTTAAGAGAGAACAGATAAACCTGCCTTTTGAACCTGCTCCATCAgtcacagctcctgctgctgggctttgcagtcTGTTGCCAGCTCACCGTCAGCGCAAGACAAGACGACAGGTCAACAACAGCAGTTCTCGCAGCCACCACATTCTGCTGCACTGACCAGCGTGCGGTTCCCCTGCCATTACAGGGGTGAGCCCTTCTGAAAGCTGCTCCGGACCTCAGAGCCCACAGCCTCAGCCCTGAAGCAGCACCTTCCGGGCATGTGCACAGGGAACAGGCCCACTCAGAGCATGTTAGCACAGGGAATGAGTTACTGAAAGCAACAGGGAAAAGCAATTCTTTAGATGCCTCTATGGGAATATAATTTCAGTCAAGCCAGTAACTGTGCTGGTATGTAGGCAGAAGGCTGTCTGCTTCTAGGAAATACAATTACTATTGTCAATTCCAGTTTATCCTTTCTCATCTGGCATGTTAGAGTTATGGATAGACAGTGATGCCAGTTAATAGCTGGCAGTTATATACAAAAAATGAATTGCAATTACATTCTTGTAGTCCCGAACTGTGCAATTTCAAAAATCTACCACCGAAttctttatagaatcatagtccctaggttggaaaagacctttgagatcaagtccaaccgcaTCTATCACCCTACTAAaacagatccctgagcaccccatctccccatcttctaaacacctcccaggatggtgactccactgcctccctgggctctgccagtgcccaagaacctTTTCAGTTAAGTTTTTCCGGATGTCCAACCCACTTTGCACCAGTCCTCTAGCTGTATCTCCTTGTACTTCCAGCTGCCTGTTGGTTCCAAGTCATTGCTTTGCCTGTAATTCCAGAAGCCCATGCTGGTTGCTTACGGCTCTGGGATTCATTGCTGCTCTGGAAGCATGTCTGGCTCCACTCGACTATCCCTACAGAAGTTACAGCATCACACCACcccctctgctgctcttcttcctAAAGGTTCTTTCAGTAACTACTACCATTGTTCCAGACACTTGAGGAGCGGTAAAGTTCACTTATTTAACCTGTCCAAACGGGTGAACTTTAATCACAACTCTGATTTGTTGGGGAGAGCCGGACATTGTAGCAGTTGATTAAGACTTTATATAGTTTTCGCACTTCAAGAGGCAATTTCCAATTTTCCAAGGCACAGGAccttgtgggaggtgtccctgcccatggcaggggagggtgggactgcatgatctttatggtcccttccaactcaagccattctgtgattctatgaacttcaCCTTCATGCTCCTCCAGTCCTAACTATTTAAAAACTACCAATTAGAAGATTGCCAAGGAATCGTTCTGGTGGAAGCTGGCTATAGGTTCTCGGGCCCCTGTTTCAAAATGCTCGTTGCCACAGGGAAATGAGAGCACTTTCAGCGAGGTTCCTTCCAGGAATATAATTCTGCAGCAAAAGGAAACCCAAGAGCCAAATGGATCGTGTCTTCTATCAGCAGGAGTCACAGACTATTCACCTTTAAGACAGCTAAAAGCGCTGCATAAATAACCAGGTTCCAAGAGAGTGTTTCCTAGTTGCTCTTTTTAATATATCACTACTTATCTATTCCTGCATGCAAAGGACACTCAGATGAATTCAACTTTACAAAATTTAACAGAAGCACATCGCTGCGCTAGCTTTAGATTCATGTATCATTCTAAACAACAAGGAATGAAACTGGAACAGAAACCTCAAAAACAAGAACTGTCATAATTAGGGCATTACAGACCTTAATTGTTTTTTCGCAAATCCTCCTTAAGATCAAAGGTTAAATCCACATACAGTCTCACCACATCTTTAAGGTATGGAATCCAAAACTTGCCTAAATACTTCCCAGAGTCTTCAACGGGACTGGATtcatctgctcctgctgctgcgaGATAACACAGATCTTTACATTACACATAGGGAAGAGACCAAAAATGGAATAAACCAACAAGTACAAGAGATTGTGTGTTCCTAGATTTGATACCATACAGCTGTGAAACCGGGACACCGCAGACTAAACAGAACCATCAACATAGCTGATGTTTTAGCTTTGCCAAACCAGACGTTTAAACAGAAGTCTGATTAGGAGCTGCTCCTACTTAATTACTTTAAGTTGTACATCAAAAAGCCAGGCGAGGCTAAGACAGACACAAAGCCCACTTCTCCCACAATACATCTTTCCATTGCTGTACCATCGTATTTACTTCTGGTTTTAACACACATCTTCCAACTCCTTCAGCAAACGAGGCAAGGAGATCTTCAAATACTTAATCAAAGACTGAAGGCGAGaagccaaagggaaaaaaagtttaattaaagaCAACTACCTCCATGAAAATTAAGATTAACTTAGGCATTTATAGAGAGCTTTGACAGATTAATAAAGGGCTTTATTTCTCCAAGTGTGTGGTGGGGAACCAACTACCATTTCTTTGCCGTACACGTGAGCCATCGATCCTTGTCCTTTTAGGGCAGACAGACCCCTTGTTCTGTAGCAGCTAATGGAATACACACGAGTCGCTTCACTTTGTGGAAGAAGAGGTACTGTCAATGCTTCACCTCCATGCTGTTACTCCCACTGCAGAGGTTACTCACTTTAGGCCCAAGTGCAGCCTTACTGCGTGCAAACTGCACTGGTTCGTGTCCCCATCAGAGCTCTG comes from the Cuculus canorus isolate bCucCan1 chromosome 1, bCucCan1.pri, whole genome shotgun sequence genome and includes:
- the DONSON gene encoding protein downstream neighbor of Son isoform X2 produces the protein MAAPALPGYSPGFKKPPALLRLKRKRLRSAETPLAAPGPAAPRRRPAAPRNPFCCGEPARPQLLESVCEDKLTTKAEPFERTDILPLIDDFHLPLAVPEVPSSPRHEFPADWSIKTRLLFMSSQPFTWAEHLKAQEEAQGFTQHCRATETNLPQSVQQSLVYWLHPSLPWLQLFPRIGADRKLAGKASPWSQDEALQQVLMSDWSVSFTSLYNLLKAKLCPYFYVCTYQFTVLFRAAGLAGSDVLTAVISPTTRGLREAMRNEGIEFSLPLLEESRTRKQKNSEMNLEMEAADGLEVGNTTEDGQEPAPSDDDDDDESFSWLEEMGVQDKVKKPDAISIKLRKEKHEVQMDHKPESLALVKGTNTFTLLNFLINCKSLVAVAGAQAGLPPTLLSPVAFRGGTMQTLKARSINAKARVHLAYEDIFSLEIIGPVMPHSLHALTMLLRSAQRGAFSAVLYTHEPTAVFNTDLHCASSAFNQETICKDLPACGLHTKTLDQLSQCPTLGKSSIRFLEMKDYAYTWKS
- the DONSON gene encoding protein downstream neighbor of Son isoform X1 translates to MAAPALPGYSPGFKKPPALLRLKRKRLRSAETPLAAPGPAAPRRRPAAPRNPFCCGEPARPQLLESVCEDKLTTKAEPFERTDILPLIDDFHLPLAVPEVPSSPRHEFPADWSIKTRLLFMSSQPFTWAEHLKAQEEAQGFTQHCRATETNLPQSVQEPKLSTELRCAFQQSLVYWLHPSLPWLQLFPRIGADRKLAGKASPWSQDEALQQVLMSDWSVSFTSLYNLLKAKLCPYFYVCTYQFTVLFRAAGLAGSDVLTAVISPTTRGLREAMRNEGIEFSLPLLEESRTRKQKNSEMNLEMEAADGLEVGNTTEDGQEPAPSDDDDDDESFSWLEEMGVQDKVKKPDAISIKLRKEKHEVQMDHKPESLALVKGTNTFTLLNFLINCKSLVAVAGAQAGLPPTLLSPVAFRGGTMQTLKARSINAKARVHLAYEDIFSLEIIGPVMPHSLHALTMLLRSAQRGAFSAVLYTHEPTAVFNTDLHCASSAFNQETICKDLPACGLHTKTLDQLSQCPTLGKSSIRFLEMKDYAYTWKS
- the DONSON gene encoding protein downstream neighbor of Son isoform X3: MAAPALPGYSPGFKKPPALLRLKRKRLRSAETPLAAPGPAAPRRRPAAPRNPFCCGEPARPQLLESVCEDKLTTKAEPFERTDILPLIDDFHLPLAVPEVPSSPRHEFPADWSIKTRLLFMSSQPFTWAEHLKAQEEAQGFTQHCRATETNLPQSVQSLVYWLHPSLPWLQLFPRIGADRKLAGKASPWSQDEALQQVLMSDWSVSFTSLYNLLKAKLCPYFYVCTYQFTVLFRAAGLAGSDVLTAVISPTTRGLREAMRNEGIEFSLPLLEESRTRKQKNSEMNLEMEAADGLEVGNTTEDGQEPAPSDDDDDDESFSWLEEMGVQDKVKKPDAISIKLRKEKHEVQMDHKPESLALVKGTNTFTLLNFLINCKSLVAVAGAQAGLPPTLLSPVAFRGGTMQTLKARSINAKARVHLAYEDIFSLEIIGPVMPHSLHALTMLLRSAQRGAFSAVLYTHEPTAVFNTDLHCASSAFNQETICKDLPACGLHTKTLDQLSQCPTLGKSSIRFLEMKDYAYTWKS